In one Fodinicola acaciae genomic region, the following are encoded:
- a CDS encoding endonuclease/exonuclease/phosphatase family protein translates to MSDNVRGMRDDYAALTRVIREARPHVVFVQESPLMFRWRARAADLARRSGLVYVCGGGYSGGNVILSSVAARVHESRDYLMPLQKGKHQRGAAIARLSVLGREFYAVGTHLSLWDEEREEQAHLLADEVPDDLPVLLGGDLNETPGGPVTKIFGVRWRDASASRSDPPTYSTVWPHQRLDYLWVDPLITVRDVRVIDSVDARRASDHFPLVAEVELPA, encoded by the coding sequence ATGTCGGACAACGTGCGGGGGATGCGCGACGACTACGCGGCGCTGACACGGGTCATCCGCGAGGCGCGGCCGCACGTGGTGTTCGTCCAGGAGTCGCCGCTGATGTTCCGCTGGCGTGCGCGCGCCGCCGACCTGGCGCGCCGGTCAGGCCTGGTCTACGTGTGCGGTGGCGGATATTCCGGCGGCAACGTGATCCTGTCGTCGGTGGCCGCGCGGGTGCACGAGTCGCGCGATTATTTGATGCCGTTGCAGAAAGGCAAGCATCAGCGCGGCGCCGCGATCGCGCGGCTGTCGGTGCTGGGACGCGAGTTTTACGCGGTCGGCACGCACCTGAGCCTCTGGGACGAGGAGCGCGAGGAACAGGCACATCTGCTCGCGGACGAGGTGCCGGACGACCTGCCGGTGCTGCTCGGCGGAGATCTGAACGAGACGCCTGGCGGACCGGTGACCAAGATCTTCGGTGTGCGCTGGCGCGATGCGTCGGCGAGTCGGTCCGACCCACCGACGTACTCGACGGTGTGGCCGCACCAACGGCTCGACTATCTGTGGGTCGATCCGCTGATCACGGTGCGCGACGTTCGAGTGATCGATTCAGTTGACGCGAGGCGCGCGAGCGACCATTTTCCGCTGGTCGCGGAGGTCGAGCTGCCGGCCTAG
- a CDS encoding polyketide cyclase / dehydrase and lipid transport — MPQVDLVEETFIAAAPALVEARIRRPEFQAELWPDLRLTVQADRGREGLRWTAQGALVGSTEIWLQAYRDGVLVHTYLRCDPTRRGAPTEPVQVSPRAAVRELHRRAKYAKRVLWRLKDSVEAGRGPGEPAVA, encoded by the coding sequence ATGCCGCAGGTGGATCTGGTGGAGGAGACGTTCATCGCGGCCGCGCCGGCGCTGGTGGAGGCGCGGATCCGGCGGCCGGAGTTCCAGGCGGAGCTGTGGCCGGACCTGCGGCTGACCGTGCAGGCCGACCGCGGCCGCGAAGGCCTGCGCTGGACGGCGCAAGGTGCGTTGGTCGGCTCGACCGAGATCTGGCTGCAGGCCTACCGCGACGGCGTGCTGGTGCACACCTACCTGCGCTGTGACCCGACCAGGCGGGGGGCGCCGACCGAGCCCGTGCAGGTGTCGCCGCGCGCGGCCGTACGCGAGTTGCATCGGCGGGCGAAGTACGCGAAACGGGTGCTGTGGCGGCTGAAGGACAGCGTCGAAGCCGGCCGCGGGCCGGGCGAGCCGGCGGTGGCATAA
- a CDS encoding lysophospholipid acyltransferase family protein, with translation MFYWLCKYVLLGPLLRLVFRPDVEGREHLPETGAAILASNHLSFVDSLFLPLVVSRKVTFPAKAEYFTSPGIKGFMMRLFFTAAGQLPIDRGSGSAAKATLDALKGLLKDGDLVGIYPEGTRSPDGRLYRGKTGVARLVLESGAPVVPCALLNTNQIQPLGKRMPRIMRVRIRIGKPLDFSRYAGMESDRMVARSVTDEIMYEIMRMSGQTYVDMYGSKAKAMLEKQAQPVEEKTPVGAPA, from the coding sequence GTGTTCTACTGGCTCTGCAAGTACGTCCTGCTCGGACCGCTGCTCCGCCTGGTGTTCCGACCGGACGTGGAGGGCCGCGAGCACCTGCCGGAGACCGGCGCGGCGATCCTGGCCAGCAACCACCTGTCGTTCGTCGACTCGCTGTTCCTGCCGCTGGTGGTCTCACGCAAGGTCACCTTCCCGGCCAAGGCCGAATACTTCACCTCGCCCGGCATCAAAGGCTTCATGATGCGGCTGTTCTTCACCGCGGCCGGCCAGCTGCCGATCGACCGCGGCTCCGGCTCGGCCGCCAAGGCGACGCTCGACGCCCTCAAGGGCCTGCTGAAGGACGGCGACCTGGTCGGCATCTATCCGGAGGGCACGCGCTCGCCGGACGGCCGGCTCTATCGCGGCAAGACCGGTGTGGCGCGGCTGGTGCTGGAGTCCGGTGCGCCGGTCGTTCCGTGCGCGTTGCTGAACACCAACCAGATCCAGCCGCTGGGCAAGCGGATGCCGCGGATCATGCGGGTACGCATCCGGATCGGCAAGCCGCTCGACTTCAGCCGCTACGCCGGCATGGAGAGCGACCGGATGGTGGCGCGGTCGGTCACCGACGAGATCATGTACGAGATCATGCGGATGTCCGGCCAGACCTACGTCGACATGTACGGCTCGAAGGCCAAGGCGATGCTGGAGAAGCAGGCGCAGCCGGTGGAGGAGAAGACGCCGGTCGGCGCCCCGGCGTGA
- a CDS encoding SGNH/GDSL hydrolase family protein codes for MLRRTSRLAVALVAVVAGLSTLSWGGQAVAAAPSPLPSPSPWVAAWTGSPQQGDTGTPFFPPPETFQGQTVRQVVHPNAGGPAVRIRLSNLFGDQPLVVGHATVATRTTASSVDPASARPVTFSGHAGVAIPAGRELLSDPVPYRLVSGRDLAVDLYLPVKTVGATRHADARTTSYVSTAGDHAGAAALPVGKTITSWYFLTDVQVVAPLSTGIVAFGDSITDGTGSTTDANHRWPDYLDGALPARYAVADEAIAGNRLLHDLIGPSAVSRFDRDVLSKPSVRYVVVLEGINDIGLPGSLGRTGEDVTVQQIIGAYQQLIARAKVRGVTVYAGTLTAVGGSGYDTPVNEGKRDAVNAWLRSTAGKAGGFAKIVDFDALTRDPADPDRILPAYDSGDHLHPSDAGYAVMGKAAARLF; via the coding sequence ATGCTCAGACGTACGTCCCGGCTGGCGGTGGCTCTCGTCGCCGTGGTGGCCGGTTTGTCAACGTTGTCATGGGGTGGCCAGGCGGTGGCCGCCGCGCCGTCGCCATTGCCTTCACCATCGCCGTGGGTCGCGGCGTGGACCGGAAGTCCGCAGCAAGGTGACACCGGAACGCCGTTCTTTCCGCCGCCGGAGACCTTCCAGGGTCAGACCGTGCGGCAGGTCGTACATCCGAACGCAGGTGGTCCGGCGGTCCGGATCCGGCTGTCCAACCTGTTCGGCGACCAGCCGCTGGTCGTCGGTCACGCGACGGTGGCGACGCGTACGACCGCGTCGTCGGTCGACCCGGCCTCGGCTCGGCCGGTGACCTTCTCCGGCCACGCCGGCGTGGCGATCCCGGCCGGCCGCGAGCTGCTGTCCGACCCGGTGCCCTACCGGTTGGTGTCCGGGCGCGACCTGGCTGTCGACCTCTACCTGCCGGTGAAGACGGTCGGCGCGACCCGGCACGCCGACGCGCGTACGACCTCGTACGTCTCGACCGCCGGTGACCACGCCGGTGCGGCGGCGCTGCCGGTCGGCAAGACCATCACCAGCTGGTACTTCCTCACCGACGTGCAGGTGGTCGCGCCGCTGTCCACCGGGATCGTCGCGTTCGGCGACTCGATCACCGACGGCACCGGGTCGACGACCGACGCCAACCACCGGTGGCCCGACTACCTGGACGGCGCGCTGCCGGCGCGTTATGCGGTCGCCGACGAGGCGATCGCCGGCAACCGGCTGCTGCACGACCTGATCGGTCCGTCGGCGGTGAGCCGGTTCGACCGTGACGTACTGTCCAAGCCGTCGGTCCGCTACGTGGTGGTGCTGGAAGGCATCAACGACATCGGCCTGCCGGGCAGCCTCGGCCGCACCGGCGAGGACGTGACGGTCCAGCAGATCATCGGCGCGTACCAGCAGCTCATCGCGCGTGCCAAGGTGCGCGGAGTGACCGTGTACGCCGGCACGCTGACGGCGGTCGGCGGCTCCGGCTACGACACGCCGGTCAACGAGGGCAAGCGCGACGCGGTCAACGCGTGGCTGCGGTCGACGGCCGGAAAAGCCGGCGGTTTCGCCAAGATCGTCGACTTCGACGCGCTGACCCGTGACCCGGCCGACCCCGACCGGATCCTGCCGGCGTACGACAGCGGCGACCACCTGCACCCCAGCGACGCCGGCTACGCGGTGATGGGTAAGGCGGCTGCTCGGCTGTTCTGA
- a CDS encoding metallophosphoesterase family protein: MRVHVVSDVHGNAAALAKAGEGADAVFVLGDLLDAVDYRNPAGGIMGRMYGAENTAKWIELRTAGRFKEARAYSRELLTRVADERQADPSQLLAEAIRANYQEVFGMMPKPAWCTYGNVDAPEFWSEYVTAGITVLDGTATDIDGVRVGFVGGGIGLSSSSYPYLLPEGSFTEKVEGLGPVDVLCSHIPPAVPELCYDTVARRFEKGSEALLAAIREHQPRVALFGHVHQPLQQRMRIGRTECVNVGHFRQTEVPYALTW, from the coding sequence ATGCGCGTGCACGTGGTCTCCGATGTGCACGGAAACGCCGCCGCGCTGGCGAAAGCCGGCGAAGGCGCGGACGCCGTGTTCGTGCTGGGTGATCTGCTCGACGCGGTCGACTACCGCAATCCGGCCGGCGGCATCATGGGCCGGATGTACGGCGCGGAGAACACCGCGAAGTGGATCGAGCTGCGGACCGCCGGCCGGTTCAAGGAGGCGCGCGCCTACAGCCGCGAGCTGCTCACCCGGGTCGCCGACGAGCGGCAGGCCGACCCGAGCCAGCTGCTGGCCGAGGCGATCCGCGCCAACTACCAGGAAGTCTTCGGCATGATGCCGAAGCCGGCTTGGTGCACGTACGGCAACGTCGACGCGCCGGAGTTCTGGTCGGAGTACGTCACCGCCGGCATCACCGTGCTGGACGGCACGGCCACGGACATCGACGGCGTACGCGTCGGTTTCGTCGGCGGCGGCATTGGCCTGTCCAGCAGCAGCTATCCGTATCTGCTGCCGGAAGGCAGCTTCACCGAGAAGGTCGAGGGCCTCGGCCCGGTCGACGTGCTGTGCAGCCACATTCCGCCGGCGGTGCCGGAGCTCTGCTACGACACGGTGGCGCGCCGGTTCGAGAAAGGCAGCGAGGCGTTGCTCGCGGCGATCCGCGAACACCAGCCGCGGGTCGCGTTGTTCGGCCACGTGCACCAGCCGTTGCAACAGCGCATGCGCATCGGCCGTACGGAATGCGTGAACGTCGGCCACTTCCGCCAAACAGAGGTCCCATACGCGCTGACTTGGTGA
- a CDS encoding alpha/beta hydrolase has translation MAVLPGAEPFALEPEAPDKAIAAVVLCHGFTGSPQSMRAWGEHLRAAGFPVRCPRLPGHGTRWQDLNATRWEDWYGELERAFDAMLDRHRVVFVMGLSMGGTLTIRLAEQRPDEVAGIVLVNPSLTTLRKDARFLPVLSKVLPSVAAIGGDIKKTGVQELAYDRTPLRAANSLSHLWRLTRGELAKVVAPVLLYRSKVDHIVESVNSRLLVEGVSSENVAEVVLENSYHVATLDNDAETIFAGSAEFARRLGTELAEASS, from the coding sequence GTGGCGGTGTTGCCCGGAGCCGAGCCTTTCGCGCTGGAGCCGGAAGCACCTGACAAGGCGATCGCCGCGGTGGTGCTCTGCCACGGTTTCACCGGCAGTCCGCAGAGCATGCGCGCCTGGGGTGAGCACCTGCGCGCGGCTGGCTTCCCGGTGCGCTGTCCGCGGCTGCCGGGTCACGGCACGCGCTGGCAGGACCTCAACGCCACCCGCTGGGAGGATTGGTACGGCGAGCTGGAGCGCGCTTTCGACGCGATGCTCGACCGGCATCGCGTGGTGTTCGTGATGGGGCTGTCGATGGGTGGCACGCTCACCATTCGGCTGGCCGAGCAACGACCCGACGAGGTGGCCGGCATCGTGCTGGTCAACCCCTCACTGACCACGCTGCGCAAGGACGCGCGGTTCCTGCCAGTGCTGTCCAAGGTGCTGCCGTCGGTGGCCGCCATCGGCGGTGACATCAAGAAGACCGGCGTGCAGGAGCTCGCGTACGACCGCACGCCGCTGCGCGCGGCCAACTCGCTGTCGCACCTGTGGCGGCTCACTCGCGGCGAGCTGGCCAAGGTCGTCGCGCCGGTGCTGCTCTATCGCAGCAAGGTCGACCACATCGTGGAGAGTGTCAACTCGCGGTTGCTGGTCGAAGGCGTGTCGTCGGAGAACGTCGCCGAGGTCGTGCTGGAGAACAGCTATCACGTCGCCACGCTGGACAACGACGCCGAGACGATCTTCGCCGGCAGCGCGGAGTTCGCCAGACGGCTGGGGACCGAGCTGGCCGAGGCCTCCTCGTGA
- a CDS encoding SRPBCC family protein, with the protein MAESSTQSLVIRAKPAEVAAVVSDFEAYPQWVKATKRVEVLSRYDDGRAKQVEFELDAGVFKDTYVLEYAYGDERVDWHLVRGETQKSQVGSYVFTATDGGTEVTYSLAVDLTIPMLGMFKRKAEKVIMDTALKELKKRVEG; encoded by the coding sequence ATGGCAGAGTCCTCAACCCAGTCGCTGGTCATTCGTGCCAAGCCGGCGGAGGTCGCCGCGGTGGTGAGCGACTTCGAGGCGTATCCACAGTGGGTCAAGGCCACCAAACGCGTCGAGGTGCTGTCCCGCTATGACGACGGCCGCGCGAAACAGGTCGAGTTCGAGCTGGACGCCGGCGTCTTCAAGGACACGTATGTGCTGGAGTACGCGTACGGAGACGAGCGCGTCGACTGGCACCTGGTGCGCGGCGAGACGCAGAAAAGCCAGGTCGGCTCGTACGTCTTCACCGCCACCGACGGCGGCACCGAGGTGACCTACAGCCTGGCCGTCGACCTGACCATCCCGATGCTCGGAATGTTCAAGCGCAAGGCCGAAAAGGTCATCATGGACACCGCGCTGAAGGAGCTCAAGAAGCGGGTCGAGGGGTGA
- the macS gene encoding MacS family sensor histidine kinase produces the protein MSRVPPRGSLRRLVRPTERPRRPRELEASLWRALAAFRILAIVPSTVFSARFFDQLATGMWAGAALAIMIGWTAVATLLTSRRGSRRTIAAGDLAVAVLTTLMSVPAAGWQHPYQLSQPISGLWAGTAGLAWALSDGAVAGIAVVGVNLLPNIVIRGGWTGGSLESSILYVLAAGVAGYAVGLVREVERTFAEGVRLQAATAERERLAREVHDGVLQVLALMSRKTEDAELARLAAEQESALRKLIQSRPARGTEPTGEADLKELLADRVQQPTVHFSSPAQPVLLAAPVADQVAAAVGAALDNVRAHVGADAPAWVLVEDTGDHVVVTVRDDGPGIPDGRLQQAAADGRLGVVQAIRGRIADVGGTVEIVSTPGEGTEVEITVGK, from the coding sequence GTGTCTAGAGTCCCTCCGCGAGGCAGTCTCCGTCGCCTCGTACGGCCGACCGAGCGGCCAAGGCGTCCCCGCGAGCTGGAGGCGTCTCTGTGGCGGGCGCTCGCCGCCTTCCGGATCCTCGCGATCGTGCCGTCGACGGTCTTCAGCGCGCGGTTCTTCGACCAGTTGGCGACTGGCATGTGGGCGGGCGCGGCGTTGGCGATCATGATCGGCTGGACCGCGGTCGCGACGCTGCTGACCAGCCGGCGTGGCTCGCGGCGGACGATCGCGGCCGGCGACCTGGCGGTCGCTGTGCTGACCACGCTCATGTCGGTGCCGGCGGCCGGCTGGCAGCATCCGTACCAGCTCTCGCAGCCGATCAGCGGCCTCTGGGCCGGCACCGCCGGCCTCGCGTGGGCCCTGTCCGACGGCGCGGTCGCCGGCATCGCTGTCGTCGGCGTCAACCTGCTGCCGAACATCGTGATCCGTGGCGGCTGGACCGGTGGTTCGCTGGAGTCGAGCATCCTTTACGTGCTGGCGGCCGGGGTCGCCGGCTACGCGGTCGGCCTGGTACGCGAGGTCGAGCGCACCTTCGCCGAAGGCGTACGCCTGCAGGCCGCCACCGCCGAGCGCGAGCGGCTGGCGCGCGAGGTGCACGACGGCGTACTGCAGGTGTTGGCCCTGATGAGCCGGAAAACCGAGGACGCCGAGCTGGCCCGGCTGGCCGCCGAGCAGGAGAGCGCGTTGCGCAAGCTGATCCAGTCGCGTCCGGCACGCGGCACCGAGCCGACTGGCGAGGCCGACCTGAAGGAGCTGCTGGCCGACCGCGTCCAGCAGCCGACCGTGCATTTCTCCTCGCCGGCGCAGCCAGTGCTGCTCGCCGCGCCGGTCGCCGACCAGGTGGCCGCCGCCGTTGGCGCGGCACTGGACAATGTGCGTGCGCACGTCGGCGCCGACGCACCGGCGTGGGTCCTGGTCGAGGACACCGGCGACCACGTCGTCGTGACCGTACGCGACGACGGACCCGGCATCCCCGACGGCCGGCTCCAGCAGGCCGCCGCCGACGGCCGGTTGGGGGTTGTGCAGGCGATTCGCGGCCGGATCGCCGATGTCGGCGGTACGGTCGAGATCGTGTCCACGCCGGGGGAAGGGACGGAGGTCGAGATCACTGTCGGCAAATGA
- a CDS encoding AMP-dependent synthetase/ligase produces the protein MSEVTVPAAAEVPADGNLSDFVWHNAEKYPTDVLLSRQLDGRWHDVTAVQFQEEVAAVAKGLIAAGVRPGDRVGLMSHTRYEWTLIDFAIWAAGAVTVPVYETSSAEQVEWVLGNSEAVAVVVEDAGLQKTVESVRGNLPALKHLWQIEDGAVDTIGELGAAVTDGDLDTRRRTAGADDLATIVYTSGTTGRPKGCQLTHRNLYSNTLANAAVLSHVFSPGQSTLLFLPLAHVFGRIIQCGSIYSRVRLGHLSNVSDLPAAFAEFSPDFVLAVPRVFEKIYTAAQHRAHSEGKGAIFDRAERAAIAYSEGQDTGRIPVTLKAEHALFDRLVYTKLRAALGGSCRAVLSGSAPLGNRLGHFFRGIGVPVYEGYGLTETSPVATVNTLGQTRIGTVGRPIPGTTIRIGDDGEILIKGEQVFHGYWKNPEATAEAIDADGWFHSGDLGELDADGFLSITGRKKELIVTAGGKNVAPAVLEDRVRAHALVSQCMVVGDQKPYVAALVTIDPDAFGPWKEKAGKPADATVADLAEDPDLVAEIQHAIDDANKAVSRAESIRRFRILAADFTEESGELTPTLKLRRAVVGSARSEDISALYT, from the coding sequence GTGTCCGAAGTGACCGTCCCCGCCGCGGCCGAGGTGCCGGCCGACGGCAACCTCAGCGACTTCGTCTGGCACAACGCGGAGAAGTACCCGACCGACGTGTTGCTGTCGCGGCAGCTCGACGGCCGCTGGCACGACGTGACCGCCGTCCAGTTCCAGGAGGAGGTGGCCGCGGTCGCCAAAGGCCTGATCGCGGCCGGCGTACGGCCCGGCGACCGGGTCGGCCTGATGAGCCACACGCGCTACGAGTGGACGCTGATCGACTTCGCCATCTGGGCCGCCGGCGCGGTCACTGTGCCGGTCTACGAGACTTCCTCCGCCGAGCAGGTCGAGTGGGTCCTGGGCAACTCCGAGGCGGTCGCGGTCGTCGTCGAGGACGCCGGCCTGCAGAAGACCGTCGAGTCCGTACGCGGCAACCTGCCGGCGCTCAAGCACCTGTGGCAGATCGAGGACGGCGCCGTCGACACGATCGGCGAGCTCGGCGCGGCTGTCACCGACGGGGACCTGGACACACGCCGGCGGACGGCCGGTGCCGACGACCTCGCGACGATCGTCTACACCTCCGGGACGACCGGCCGGCCCAAAGGCTGCCAGCTGACCCACCGCAACCTCTACTCCAACACGCTGGCCAACGCGGCGGTGCTCAGCCACGTCTTCTCCCCCGGCCAGTCGACGCTGCTGTTCCTGCCGCTGGCACACGTCTTCGGCCGGATCATCCAGTGCGGCTCGATCTACAGTCGCGTACGCCTCGGCCACCTGTCCAACGTCTCCGACCTGCCGGCCGCCTTCGCCGAGTTCTCCCCCGACTTCGTGCTGGCCGTGCCGCGCGTGTTCGAGAAGATCTACACGGCGGCGCAGCACCGCGCGCATTCCGAAGGCAAAGGCGCCATCTTCGACCGCGCCGAGCGCGCGGCGATCGCGTACAGCGAAGGCCAGGACACCGGCAGGATCCCGGTCACGCTCAAGGCCGAACACGCGCTATTCGACCGGCTCGTCTACACCAAGCTGCGGGCCGCGCTCGGTGGCAGCTGCCGCGCCGTACTGTCCGGCAGCGCCCCGCTCGGCAACCGGCTCGGCCATTTCTTCCGCGGCATCGGCGTGCCGGTCTACGAGGGCTACGGCCTCACCGAGACCTCGCCGGTCGCCACCGTCAACACGCTCGGCCAGACCAGGATCGGCACGGTCGGCCGGCCGATCCCGGGCACCACGATCCGGATCGGCGACGACGGCGAGATCCTCATCAAGGGTGAGCAGGTCTTCCACGGCTACTGGAAAAACCCGGAGGCGACCGCTGAGGCGATCGACGCTGACGGCTGGTTCCACAGCGGCGACCTCGGTGAGCTGGACGCCGACGGCTTCCTGTCGATCACCGGCCGCAAGAAGGAGCTGATCGTCACCGCTGGCGGCAAGAACGTCGCTCCGGCCGTGCTGGAGGACCGGGTTCGCGCGCACGCGCTGGTCAGCCAGTGCATGGTCGTCGGCGACCAGAAGCCGTACGTGGCCGCGCTGGTCACCATCGACCCGGATGCTTTCGGTCCGTGGAAGGAGAAGGCCGGCAAGCCGGCGGACGCCACGGTGGCCGACCTCGCCGAGGACCCCGACCTGGTCGCGGAGATCCAGCACGCCATCGACGACGCCAACAAAGCGGTGTCGCGCGCCGAGTCGATCCGCCGGTTCCGGATCCTGGCCGCCGACTTCACCGAGGAGTCCGGCGAGCTCACCCCGACCCTCAAGCTCCGCCGCGCGGTCGTCGGCAGCGCACGCTCCGAGGACATCTCCGCCCTCTACACCTGA
- a CDS encoding DUF308 domain-containing protein produces MTAADAGRGGNGSRGRRDNGLSAAKFTPAADVDPRVGEHLLDVLGLAGIAAYLIPSSDLHPITRTTTLPSRPTDRLWVDERHLEEAKALIGRLDVDNVPDERPRRELDPKLDVEAAWAQIVAGWDDTAEQSGSARTTELTVDTEPTATEAATEPAPVLEKPPPEPPRPKPAPIVGLDVPFDPNERVVDPEDEGYVPPAPPPLPRLSKYTALALLLVALGLLLVFFPNLLPINEYVVRFFGLAGVVSGFAIGIYRMRDRDDDDPYDDGAQV; encoded by the coding sequence GTGACCGCGGCCGACGCCGGCCGCGGCGGCAACGGGTCACGGGGCCGCCGCGACAACGGCCTGTCCGCGGCCAAGTTCACCCCGGCCGCCGACGTGGACCCGCGGGTCGGCGAGCACCTGCTCGACGTGCTCGGACTGGCCGGCATCGCCGCCTACCTGATCCCCAGCTCCGACCTGCATCCGATCACGCGTACGACCACGCTGCCGTCCCGGCCGACCGACCGGCTGTGGGTCGACGAGCGGCACCTGGAGGAGGCCAAGGCGCTGATCGGCCGGCTCGACGTGGACAACGTGCCGGACGAGCGGCCGCGGCGAGAGCTGGACCCGAAGCTGGACGTCGAGGCCGCGTGGGCTCAGATCGTCGCCGGCTGGGACGACACCGCCGAACAGTCCGGGTCGGCGCGTACGACCGAGCTGACCGTGGACACCGAGCCGACGGCCACCGAGGCGGCCACCGAACCCGCGCCGGTGTTGGAAAAGCCGCCGCCGGAGCCGCCGCGGCCGAAGCCGGCGCCGATCGTCGGGTTGGACGTCCCGTTCGACCCCAATGAGCGCGTCGTCGACCCAGAGGACGAGGGCTACGTCCCACCGGCGCCGCCACCGCTGCCGCGGCTCAGCAAGTACACCGCGCTCGCGCTGCTGCTGGTCGCGCTCGGCCTGCTGCTGGTGTTCTTCCCCAACCTGCTGCCGATCAACGAGTACGTGGTGCGCTTCTTCGGCCTGGCCGGCGTGGTGTCCGGCTTCGCGATCGGGATCTACCGGATGCGCGACCGCGACGACGACGATCCGTACGACGACGGAGCGCAGGTCTGA
- the macS gene encoding MacS family sensor histidine kinase has translation MSTLRRLVQPLRRPLGLELSLWRAVTVYRVITVALAIVNNTTELGNRSQPASLPWIVGVLAVMVVWTAVTALLTWTDQRNGGRPSWWVLGLDLAIAGVAYLASIPAVGFAQLQLGAGTVPGLWVASAILSWALAGGIRAGVAAATVINALAIALHGWHPGSVADNVVLAYLAGIVVGFTGGLVRRAELALAEAVRLQAATAERERLARHIHDGVLQVLAMVSRRGGELGGEAARLGALAAEQEAALRALIVSGSVSGSVSGSMAGGAAGPAGEAGDRDLREALAEVASARTVTLSTPAGAVPLPVHDATEIADAVRAALDNVRVHVGADAPAWVLVEDTGDEVVVTVRDDGPGIPDGRLAQAAADGRLGVAQSIRGRIGDLGGTVAVVSAPGEGTEVELHVPKRDVTRRGGR, from the coding sequence GTGAGCACGCTTCGCCGGCTGGTCCAGCCGCTGCGCCGGCCACTGGGTCTGGAGTTGTCGCTCTGGCGCGCGGTGACCGTCTACCGGGTCATCACGGTCGCGCTCGCGATCGTCAACAACACGACCGAGCTCGGCAACCGGTCGCAGCCGGCGTCCCTGCCGTGGATCGTCGGCGTACTCGCCGTGATGGTCGTCTGGACCGCGGTGACCGCGTTGCTCACCTGGACCGACCAGCGAAACGGCGGACGGCCGTCGTGGTGGGTCCTCGGGCTCGACCTGGCGATCGCCGGCGTCGCCTACCTGGCCTCGATCCCGGCGGTCGGCTTCGCGCAGCTGCAGCTCGGCGCCGGTACGGTCCCCGGCCTGTGGGTCGCGTCGGCGATCCTGTCGTGGGCGCTGGCCGGCGGCATCCGCGCCGGTGTCGCCGCGGCGACGGTCATCAACGCGCTGGCCATCGCCTTGCACGGTTGGCATCCGGGATCGGTCGCCGACAACGTGGTGTTGGCCTATCTCGCCGGCATCGTGGTCGGCTTCACCGGTGGCCTGGTGCGGCGCGCCGAGCTGGCGCTGGCCGAGGCCGTACGCCTGCAGGCCGCGACGGCAGAGCGCGAGCGACTGGCGCGGCACATCCACGACGGTGTGCTTCAGGTGCTCGCGATGGTCAGCCGGCGTGGTGGCGAGCTCGGCGGTGAGGCGGCGCGGCTCGGCGCGCTGGCGGCCGAACAGGAGGCGGCGCTGCGCGCGCTGATCGTGTCCGGCTCGGTGTCCGGCTCGGTGTCCGGCTCGATGGCGGGTGGGGCCGCCGGGCCGGCTGGAGAGGCTGGCGACCGCGACCTGCGCGAGGCGCTGGCGGAGGTCGCGTCGGCGCGTACCGTCACGCTCAGTACGCCGGCTGGCGCGGTGCCGCTGCCGGTGCACGACGCCACCGAGATCGCCGACGCCGTCCGTGCGGCGCTGGACAACGTCCGCGTACACGTCGGCGCCGACGCACCGGCCTGGGTCCTGGTGGAGGACACCGGCGACGAGGTCGTCGTGACCGTACGCGACGACGGTCCCGGCATTCCGGACGGCCGGCTGGCGCAGGCCGCCGCGGACGGTCGGCTCGGCGTCGCGCAGTCGATCCGCGGCCGGATCGGCGACCTCGGTGGCACTGTCGCGGTGGTGTCGGCGCCGGGTGAGGGGACCGAGGTGGAGTTGCACGTCCCGAAGCGCGATGTCACGCGGCGAGGGGGGCGATGA